The sequence GCCGAGGGCGGCCCGATCCGCGGTGAGATCGCCTCCACCGTTCTGCCGCCGGACATCACCGGCTACCAGAAGGCGGACGCCTACCCGTCCGCGGGCAACAAGGGTGACGTCGCCAAGGCCAAGGAGCAGCTGAAGGCCTGCGGCAAGTCGTCGATCTCGACGAACATCTCGGCGCGCTCCGACCGCCCGCAGGAGATCGACGCGGCCACCGCGATCATCAACTCGCTGAAGAAGGTGGGCATCAACGCCACCCTGAAGCAGTACCCGCAGGGCAAGTACTTCACCGACTACGCGGGTGTGCCGAAGTTCACCGAGAAGCAGAACATCGGCCTGATCATGATGCAGTGGGGCGCCGACTGGCCCTCCGGCTACGGCTTCCTGCAGCAGATCCTGAACGGCAAGGCGATCAGCCAGTCCGGCAACACCAACCTGTCGCAGTACGACAACAAGAAGGTCAACGACCTGCTCGGCCAGGCCATTGGCACCGAGGACGTCGCCAAGCGCAACGAGCTGTACGCGCAGATCGACAAGCAGACGATGGACGACGCCGTTCTGGTCCCGCTGACCTACTTCAAGGTCCTGCTGTACCGCTCGCCGTACGCCACCAACGTGGTCTCCACTGCCGCCTTCAGCGGTCAGTACGACTACCTCAACCTCGGCACCACGAAGAAGTAGCAGCCCCGGAAGGCAGGTGAAGGCATTGGTGCCCGCGGGCTTCGCGGCCCGCGGGCACCAGCGCCGGTCCCCGTGATCTCGTACATCCTCCGCCGGACGTTCGCGGCAGTGATCCTGCTGCTGGTCGTCACCGCGGTCACCTTCGCCATCTTCTTCCTGCTGCCGCGACTCGCCGGCCAGACAGCGGACCAGTTGGCGCAGCAGTACATCGGCAAGAGCCCGTCGAAGGCGGACATCGCCGCGGTCAAGCACAACCTCGGTCTGGACCAGCCCGTCTACGTCCAGTACTGGCACTTCATCAAGGGGATCGTGGCCGGCGCCACTTACGACCTCGGCCCCACCACGGTGCACTGCAACGCACCGTGCTTCGGCTACTCGTTCAAGACCCACCAGGCGGTCTGGCCGCAGCTCACCTCCCGCCTTCCGGTGACCCTCTCGCTGGCCGCGGGTGCCGCGGTGATGTGGTTGATCTCGGGTGTGGTGATCGGCGTCATCTCCGCCCTGAAGCCGCGCTCGTTCTTCGACCGCACCTTCATGGGCGTCGCCCTCGCGGGTGTCTCGCTGCCCATGTTCTTCACGGGCAACCTGGCGATCCTGCTCTTCACCTACACCTGGCCGATCTTCGGCCGCACCTACGTCCCGTTCACCGAGAACCCCTCGCAGTGGGCCAACACCCTCTTCCCCGCGTGGTGTTCGCTCGCGCTCCTGTACTCGGCCATCTACGCGCGGCTCACCCGCTCGGGCATGCTCGAGACGATGAACGAGGACTTCATCCGCACGGCCCGTGCCAAGGGCCTGCGCGAGCGCAACGTCGTGGTGCGGCACGGACTGCGCGCCGCCCTCTCCCCGCTCATCACGGTCTTCGGCATGGACCTCGGCCTGCTGCTCGGCGGTGCCGTCATCACCGAGACGGTGTTCTCGCTGCACGGCGTCGGCCAGTACGCGGTGCAGGCCATCGACGACAACGACCTGCCGCCGATCCTGGGTGTGACCCTGCTGGCCGCACTCTTCGTCGTGATCGCAAATCTCCTGGTGGACGTGCTGTACGCGGCCGCCGACCCGCGCGTGAGGCTCTCGTGACCGAACTCTCCAAGACCGGCGCAGCTGTGGGGGAGCCCACTTCCCCCGGCAAGACGCCCGAAGCCTTCCTCGAAGTCCGCGACCTCAAGGTGCACTTCCCGACCGACGACGGCCTGGTCAAGTCCGTCGACGGGCTCAGCTTCTCGCTGGAGAAGGGCAAGACCCTCGCCGTCGTCGGCGAGTCCGGATCCGGCAAGTCGGTGACCTCGCAGGCCATCATGGGTCTGCACCGGCTCGGCACCCGTGGCAAGAACGTGCAGATGTCCGGCGAGATCTGGCTGGACGGCAAGGAACTGGTCTCCGCCTCCCCGGACGAGGTGCGCAGGCTCCGCGGCCGCGAGATGGCGATGATCTTCCAGGACCCGCTGTCCGCGATGCACCCGTACTACAAGGTCGGCGACCAGATCGTCGAGGCGTACCGGGTCCACCACAACGTGAGCAAGAAGGTCGCCCGCACCCGGGCCATCGAGATGCTCGACCGGGTCGGCATCCCCGAGCCCGCCAAGCGCGTCGACGGCTACCCGCACGAGTTCTCCGGCGGTATGCGCCAGCGCGCCATGATCGCCATGGCGCTGGTCAACAACCCCGAGCTGCTCATCGCGGACGAGCCGACCACCGCCCTCGACGTGACCGTCCAGGCGCAGATCCTCGACCTGATCCGTGACCTGCAGAAGGAGTTCGGCTCCGCGGTCATCATGATCACCCACGACCTGGGTGTGGTCGCCGAGATCGCCGACGACGTCCTGGTGATGTACGGCGGCCGGTGCGTGGAGCGCGGCCCGGCCGACGAGGTCTTCGAGAAGCCGCAGCACCCGTACACCTGGGGCCTGCTCGGTTCCATGCCCCGCATCGACCGTGAGACCTCCGAACGGCTCATCCCGGTCAAGGGCCAGCCGCCGAGCCTCATCAACGTCCCCTCGGGCTGTGCCTTCAACCCGCGCTGCCCGTACGCGGACATCCCCAAGGGGAACGTCACCCGCACGGTGCGCCCCGAGCTGGAGCAGGTGAGCAGCGGGCACTGGTCCGCATGCCACCTTCCGGCCGAGGACCGTGAGCGGATCTGGACCGAAGAGATTGCGCCGAAGCTGTGAGTGAGACGAAGAAGACGGACACCGTCGCCGACGCCGAGGTCCCGCAGCAGGCATCGTCGTCCGAGGACCGCGAGGTGCTGCTCAAGGTCGAGGGGCTGACCAAGCACTTCCCGATCAAGAAGGGCATCCTCCAGCGCCAGGTCGGTGCGGTGAAGGCCGTCGACGGCATCGACTTCGAGGTGCGCAAGGGCGAGACCCTGGGCGTCGTCGGCGAGTCGGGCTGCGGCAAGTCGACCATGGGCCGGGTCATCACCCGCCTCCAGGACCCGACCGGCGGCAGGATCACGTTCGAGGGCCAGGACATCACCACGCTGTCCACCGGGCAGATGCGTCCGCTGCGCCGCGACATCCAGATGATCTTCCAGGACCCGTACGGCTCCCTGAACCCCCGCCACACCATCGGCTCGATCGTCTCGGCGCCGTTCCGGCTGCAGGGTGTGGAGCCCGAGGGCGGCGTCAAGAAGGAGGTCCAGCGGCTGCTGTCGCTGGTCGGCCTGAGCCCCGAGCACTACAACCGCTACCCGCACGAGTTCTCCGGCGGTCAGCGCCAGCGCATCGGCATCGCCCGCGCGCTCGCCCTGAAGCCGAAGCTGGTCGTGGCCGACGAGCCGGTCTCCGCGCTGGACGTGTCCATCCAGGCCCAGGTCGTCAACCTCATGGACGACCTCCAGGAGGAGCTGGGCCTGACCTACGTGATCATCGCCCACGACCTGTCCGTGGTGCGGCACGTCTCGGACCGGATCGCGGTGATGTACCTCGGCAAGATCGTCGAGCTGGCCGACCGCTCCTCGCTGTACGAGTCGCCGATGCACCCGTACACCAAGGCGCTCATGTCAGCCGTGCCGGTGCCGGACCCGAAGCGCCGGGGCCAGAAGAGCGAGCGCATCCTGCTGCGCGGCGATGTGCCCTCGCCCATCGCCCCGCCCTCCGGCTGCCGCTTCCACACCCGTTGCTGGAAGGCGACGCAGATCTGCAAGACGACCGAGCCGCAGCTGATCGAGCTGAGGCCCGGCCAGCGGGTCGCCTGCCACCACCCGGAGAACTTCGCCGACCAGGCTCCCGAGGACACGGTCCTGCTCACGGCGGCGAAGGAGGCGTCGGAGCTGGTCCCGGACGCGGTGCTGGAGGCGTCGGCGAGCACCTCCGGCGGTTCGGCGGAGAAGGAGCCGGCGGCCGACGAGACGCCGGTGTCCGAAGAAGCGGCCGCCGCCACAGAGGAAGCCGCCACAGAGGAGGCCGCCGCAGAGGAGGCTTCCGAGGAGACGGCCTCCGCGGAAGCCGCGTCCACGGAGGAAGCCGAAGCCGAGCCGACGGCGGCCAAGTCCGAGGAGTCGACCGACAAGTAGCACATGACAACTGGGCAAAGTCATGTGCATGTCCGAGCGGGAGAGTTCAGAGTCGTCCGTGTCCGCATGATCGACACGGGCTCGAAGGGACGACTCGTGAAACTCTCCCGTCCGGCACGCTTAGGAGCCGTCGCCACCGCGGCGGCTTCCTTCTTCGTCGTCGCCGCCTCCTCCGCCCCCACCCCAGGCGCGGCCGGCATCGGCGATTCCTACTTCCCACAGCTCGGCAACGGCGGCTTCGACGCCCGCCACTACGACCTGGGCATCGCCTACGACCCGGGCAGCGGCCGCCTGGACGGCCGTACGACCCTCACCGCCCGCGCCACCCAGCACCTCTCCTCGTTCGACCTGGACTTCCAGCAGCTTCGGATCACGAGGGTCGAAGTGAACGGCAGACGCGCCGGATTCACCCGTCACGGCGACGAGGTCACCATCACCCCGCGCGACGCGCTCCGCAAGGGCCGGAACTTCACCGTGACCGTCACCTACGGCGGCATACCGAAGCCCCTCGGCGGACCCATCGTGTTCGGCTCCAAGTACGGCTGGATGAAGACCGCCGACGGCGTCTTCGTCGGCTGCGAGCCCAACGCCGCCTCCACCTGGTTCCCCTCCAGCGACCACCCCTCCGACAAGGCCACCTACGACATCCGGATCAAGGCGCCCAAGGGCCTGACCGGCGTCTCCAACGGCCGGCTCGTGTCGACGTACGACCGGGGCGGCTCGACGTACACGCACTGGCGGGAGAGCCGGCCGATGGCCACGTATCTCGCCACCGCCACCATCGGGAAGTTCGACGTGCGCACCGGCCGCACCCCGGGCGGCATCCCGGTCTACGTCGCCGTCGACCCGGCCCTGAAGAACACCAACAAGGTCGACGTGTACGGCGTCACCGCCGCGGCCACCGACTACTGGTCGAAGGTCTTCGGGCCGTACCCCTTCGAGGAGACCGGCGCGATCGTCGACGATCTGCCCGAGGCCGGGTTCTCCCTGGAGGTGCAGAGCAAGCCCATCTACTCGGGCGTGCGCAGCGAGACGACCATCGTGCACGAGCTGGCCCACCAGTGGTTCGGCGACTCGGTGAGCGTGGCCCGCTGGAAGGACATCTGGCTCAACGAGGGCTTCGCCACCTACGCCCAGTGGCTGTGGGCCGAGCACCAGGGCACCCGCACGGCCCACGACTCGTTCCTCGCCGCGTACAACTCCCAGTCCGCCGACGCGGCCTTCTGGAAGATCAAGGTGGCCGACCCGCAGCGCGACACGATGTTCGCCGACGCCGTCTACGACCGCGGCGCGATGACGCTCCAGATGCTCCGGGAGCGGATCGGCGACCGGGCGTTCTTCAAGCTGCTGCCCACATGGACCCGGCTCCACCGGTACGGCAACGCGGACACGTCCGACTTCATCCGCCTCGCCGAGCGGATCAGCGGGCAGCAGCTCGACGACCTCTTCGACACCTGGCTGTTCACCACAGGTAAGCCGAGCCTGTAGGCCTGGCTTTGTAAGGTTCACACCCCTTGACAGGTGAGAATGTCAGGGTGCAGCTCCAGCAACTCTTCAGTCCCTCTGTCCAGCACACGCTCGATGTCATCGGCATCTTCGTGTTCGCGATCTCCGGCGCCCTGCTGGCCGTCCGGAAGAACTTCGACGTGTTCGGCATGGCCGTGCTCGCCGAGGTCACCGCGCTGGGCGGAGGGCTGTTCCGCGACGTGGTCATCGGGGCCGTACCCCCGGCGGCCTTCACCGACCTCGGGTACTTCCTCACCCCGCTGATCGCCACGCTCGTCGTCTTCTTCCTGCATCCGCACGTGGAACGCATCCAGGCGGCGGTCCTCGTCTTCGACGCGGCGGGCCTCGGTCTGTTCTGCGTCACCGGGACGACGAAGGCGTACTCCTACGGCCTCAACCTGACCGCCTCCGCGACCCTGGGCCTCGCCACCGCGGTCGGCGGTGGCGTGCTCAGGGACGTGCTCGCCAACGAGGTCCCCTCGCTGCTGCGCTGGGACCGAGACCTGTACGCGGTCCCGGCGATCGTCGGCGCCACCATGGTGGTGCTGTGCATCCGGTACGACGCGCTGACCCCGTTCACCAGCGGTCTCGCGGTCGTCACCGCTTTTGTCCTGCGCCTGCTGGCGATGAGGTTCCACTGGCGAGCGCCGCGTGCTTGGAACCGCCGGTCGACGGTGTCCGAGGAGTAGACCCGGGGGTTCCCGCGGTCCCGGCGGAACCCGCGGCCCCGGTCAGCGACCGGTCCTGGCCCTTGGCGTGGTTCTGGCCCATCTGCAGCGTCAGCCACCGGAAGACCGTGTCGACCTGGGGCTTCCACAGCGTCATGTTGTGCCCGCCCGCGCTGCGCGGCAGGAACTGCACGTGCACGGTCGTCGGCGCCTTGGCGATGGACTCCATGGCCACGCCCGCCTGGTAGCCGTCGCCGGACTCACCGGAGAAGTACAGCGCGATCCGCGGCGGCGTGGCCGACTTCTTGAGAATCAGGTAAGGGTTGTTCGCGGCGCGCAGGGCGGGGTTCTGGGCGGCCAGGGAGTTGCGCTCGCCGATCGGGTCGTTGTAGCCGGACATGCTCACCGCGGCCCGGTAGCGGTCCGGGTGCGCCACGGCCAACTTGACCGCGCAGTGCGCGCCGGCCGAGTAGCCGCCCACCGCCCAGCCCTGCGGCGCCGGAAGGGCCCGGAAGTTGTCCATGACCATCTTCGGCACATCGATGCTGAGCCAGGTGTCGGCGTTGACCTGGCCGGGGATGTTGGCGCAGCCGGTGTCGACGCCGGCCAGCAGGTTGGTGCGCGGGGCGACCAGTATGAAGGGGGCCACCTGGCCGCTCTGCATCAGCGGCAGCAGCTGCTCGTGCGCCTTCATCGTGCCGAACCAGGCCTTGGCCGAGCCGGGGTAGCCCGGCAGCAGCTCCACGACCGGGAACTTCTTGTGACGGTAGGCCGGGTCGTTGTACTGCGGCGGCAGCCAGACGTAGACCTCGGCGTTCACGCCCGACACCCGGCCCTTGAGCTGGGTCTCCTGCACCCCGCCGGCCGCGTGCATCCCGGGCCCGTCGGCCTGCTTGAAGTCCTGCTTGACCTTGGGCAGCTTCTTGAACGCTATGCCGCCGGTGCCGTCCCGGCCCAGGTCGGCGGCCTGCTGGACGTGATTGCCGGTGCCGAGCAGGTCGGCCCAGTTGTCGTACAGGTTGTTCTGGTTGTTGACCAGTACGAAGACCAGCGTGACGGCCGTGCCCTGGGCGAACAGCAGCATCAGCACGCGGGCCGCGGTACGCAGGGCTTTGGGCCCCCGCATCCTCGACCAGAGGACGAGCGGCAGTATCAGGGCCACCATGGAGAGCACGATGGTCGTGTAGAGGAACGGAGTCCCGGTGAGGCTCATGTCCCCATAGAGGGAAATCAGGGGCTCGGGGTTGTGGACGTGTCCGGACACTTACCGAGAAATTGCCGGAACCTCACCCTGTAGAGGGGATCCGGCCGCAACTCGGCGGGGATCCGAACCCTCCCGAGGTGATCCTGCCGCAACTCGTCATCCGACCGCAACATACAAAGCTACCGCTTAGTAATTTCCTGTTGTACCGTTCGCTCATGCCAGAAGCAGCTTCCGCACCCTCTCCCACTCTCGGCTTCGCTCGAGCGGGGGGACCCGCATCGCGGGCCGTGATCGGCGACAGCGAGTTCGACCGCGACACGGCGGTCACCCGCCGCGAGCCCGGTGTCTACGACATCGACCTCTCGGCCGGCTGGACCATCTTCGACGCCGTCAACGGCGGCTTCCTGCTGGCCGTCCTCGGCCGGGCCCTCGCGGACGCCCTTCCGCACCCGGACCCGTTCACCGTCTCCGCGTACTACCTGACCGCGTCGAGGCCCGGTCCGGCGGTCGTCCGCACCCAGACGGTCCGCACCGGCCGCACCCTCTCCACCGGCCAGGCCTCGCTCTTCCAGTACGACGACGAGGGCAACGAGGTCGAACGCATCCGCGTCCTCGCCTCCTACGGCGACCTCTCCGACCTTTCCGAGGACGTCCGTACGACGGCGACGCCTCCCGCGATCCCGCCGCTGGAGCAGTGCTTCGGCGCCGACGACGCACCCGAGCCGTTGCCGGGCGGCTCGGCCATCGCCGAGCGGCTGATGCTGAAGCTGGACCCGGCCACCCTCGGCTGGGCGGTCGGCGCCCCCTCCGGCAGGGGCGAGATGCGCGCCTGGTTCGGGCTCGCCGACGGCCGCGACGCCGACCCGCTCTCGCTCCTGCTCGCGGTGGACGCCCTGCCGCCCACCGCCTTCGAGATCGGCATCGAGGGCTGGGTGCCCACGGTCGAGCTGACCGTCCACGTCCGCCGGCGCCCGGCCCCCGGCCCGCTGCGGGTGTCGATCACCACGCGCAACCTGGCCGGAGGCTTCCTGGAGGAGGACGCCGAGGTCTGGGACAGCGAAGACCGGCTGGTCGCCCAGTCCCGTCAGCTCGCCCGGGTCAGCCGCGGCTGAGCGACGCGCGCCCCGTCCGGGCCGCCTACCGCTCGTGGACCCCGGCCCCCTCGGGCGCCTCCCGGCGGGCGCCGTAGAAGGCCTCCGCATCACGGGGACGGAAGTCCGGCAGTGCCTGGCGGGCGGTGACGAGGGCGGACTCGGGCGTGCGGCTGCCGCCGCGTCGCCGGGCCCGCCCCAGGTCTTCGGCCGGGGTCACGTCCGGATGAGGGGGGTGCGGCCCAGCCAGGCGGCCAGCTGCTCGTGGACGTCCGCTCCTTCGGGTGCCCGGCGGCGGGCGGCGAAGGGGGTGCCGGCGTCGCGGGGGAGGGAGTCGGGGAGCACCTGGCGGGCGGTGGCGAGGGCGAACTCGGCTGCTTCCGGGTCGAGTTCGAGGGGGTGGCCGAGGGCCTCGGCGAGGTCCCAGGTGTGCGTCACGAGTTCCATGACATAGCCCGAGAGTGCCGCGTGGCCGGGAGCTTCGCCCCAGGGCACGCGCACCGGGCTCGTCATCCGCTCGTCGGGCTCCCAGGCCTTGAGGACCCGCAGGCGCACCTCCTCGTAGGCGGCCGCCCAGCCGTCGTCCCGGACTCCCTCGGCGAAGGGATGCACCGCGAGCCCGTCGCCGCCCTCGCCGACCACGGCGATCCGCAGGGTGCCGCCGACGATGTGGCTCAGCAGGGTCCGTACGTCGAACTCGGCACAGGGCGTCGGGCCGTCGAGCTGCTCGGGACGCACCGTCCCGATGAGCTCGGCCGCCTGCTCGGTGGCGCGTGCGTAGACGGGGCGCGGGTCGGTGAATCCGGTGGTGGTCATGGTGTGCCTCTCCGTTGGTCGGTACGGAGCGGATCATGCGCGGATAACCTGACAGAATCCGTCAACATTTGCGACCGGATCCGCCGCGGCGGGATTCTGGGGGCGTGAAGTCCGACCGGCTGCTGTCGATCCTGCTGCTTCTGCAGACCCGGGGCCGTGTGCCCGCGCACGAACTCGCCGACCGGCTGGAGGTGTCGGTCCGCACCATCTACCGGGACATCGAGGCGCTGTCGGCCTCCGGCGTCCCCGTGTACGCCGAGCGCGGGCGGCGCGGCGGCATCGAACTCCTCGCCGGATTCCGTACGGACGTCACCGGCCTGACCGCCGACGAGTCCCGTGCCCTGTTCATCCTCGCGGCCCAGGGCGCGCACGCCGCCCTCGGTCTGGACGCGGCGCTCGGCTCGGCCCTGCGTAAGGTGATGGCGGCCCTGCCCGCCCCGCACCGGCCCGCCGCCGAGGTCACCAGCCGGCGCATCCTGGTCGACGCCACCCGCTGGCGCGGCGGCCCGCACCAGAGGGTCGACCTTGAGGTGCTCCAGGACGCGGTGTTCTGTGACCGGCGGCTGCGGCTGCACTACCGGCACAGCGGGGAGCGGGAGCCCAGGACGTACACCGTGGATCCCTACGGCCTGGTCGCCAAGGCCGGGGTCTGGTACCTGGTCGCCGACCGGCGCGGCGCGCCCCGGCTCTTCCGGGCCGACCGGGTGCGCTCGGCCCGCCTGCTGGACGAACCGGTGCGGCGCCGGACCGGTGTGGAACTCGCCGACGTCTGGGAGGTGCTGCGCCGCCAGGTGGAGGAGCGGCCGGAGGACGGGATCGAGGTCACGGTACGGGTGAGGCGCGAGCGTCTCGACATGTTCCAGCGCATAGCCGCCCCGATGCTGACCGAGCCGCCGGACGACGACGGCGAGAGCGACTGGGTCACCGCCCGGCTGTCGTACCCGGCCCTGGTCGCGGTGCGTCAACTGCTGGCGTTCGCCGACCAGGTGGAGGTCCTCGACCCGCCCGAGGCCCGCGCGGAACTCGTCCGGGCGGCGCGTTCCGTCACGGCCTTGTACCAGGCGAAGGACCGCGAGCACGACTGAAGTCCCACGTCGGCGGCGGTACTTGGGGCGTGCTTTACCCGATTGACAGGCGACGGACAGGGCGGGCCCAAGAACGCCCTGGCCGCCGTTGGTTGAGTGGCTCGCCTCAGGAACCCCTCATCTTTCGCGGAGCTGTCTCTCATGAAGCGTGTACGTCTCCTCCCCGCCGTCGCCCTGCTGGCGCTCTCCCCGCTGCTGCTGACCGCGTGCGGCTCGGGCGACTCGTCCTCCTCGGGCGGCGGCACCTCCGGACAGCGGCAGGGCTGCCGGGCCCCGTCCGGCATGCCGACGGGCGGCGCGGGCCGGCGCCGGCCCGGTGGGTCGCCCTCCGGCGCCCCCTCGGGAGCCTCCACGGTCAAGCCGTCGGGCCGCCCGAGCGGTGCGCCTTCGGGCATGCCGACCGGCGCGCCGGGTGGGGGTCAGGGCGGTCCCGGGGGCGGTCAGGGCGGCTGTGGTGGTCCGGGCGGCGGCCGGGCGGCGGGGCAGAGCGGGGGCCGGGATCGGCAGGGCTGACCGGAAGGGAGTGTCGGGAGGGGCGGGAGCGGCTCAGTCCAGCCAGTGCCGCCGGCCGATGGTGATGAGCCGCATCTGCCGGGTGGCCAGCTGGGTGACCCGCTCCCGCTCGTCCTGCGGGGCCTCCAGCGCCTCCAGGAAGAGGGAGGCGGTGATGAGCATCTGGTCGACGTAGAGGTGCGCGAGCATCAGCAGGTCGTCGTCGTTCCAGCCGTAGGCCTGCGGGTCCTTGGCCAGCTCGGCCTTCACCTCCTCGGCGAAGCGGGCCAGTTGGTCCCGGATGGCCTCCCGCACCGGCTGGACCCCGCCGTGGCGCTCACGGGCGATGAAGCGGATGTGGGCGGGGTGGGCGTCCACATGGCGGGCGATCAACTCGATGGCGCGTGTGATGCGTTCCTCGCTGCCGCCCGCCGTGCCCACCGTCGTGCGCACCATCGGGTGCAGGCTGCCCAGTGCCTCGTCGACCAGGGCCACGCCGAGGTCGGCGGTGGAGCGGAAGTGCCGGTAGAAGGCGGTCGGAGCGACCCCGACGGCACGGGTGACCTCGCGCAGACCCAGGCTGCTCAGACTCTGCTCCTCCAGCAGTGCGAGCGCCGCGTCCAGGAACGCCTGCCGGGTCTTCTGCTTCTGGGCCTGCCGGATACCGAGGGGGATGTGACTCATGTCATCCAGTTAACAACTGTTCTCTGGAATTTTAAAGCCGCGGGAGGCGCTAGACTCAAAGTCAGTGAACAAGTGTTACTACAACTGTTCACCGAAGCTTCACGAGAGGCTTTCACATCAGGCATCCCGGAGGGGGGATCTGAACCCATGGTTTTCCTCGTCGCCGCACTCATGCTGCTCGGTGTCGTGCTGGGCACCGTGGCCCACGCGCCGCTGGGCGTCACCGCCACCGTGGCCGCCGTCATCGCCGTCTGGCTCGGCATCTTCGCGATTCGCGAGCGTCAGGGCCGCCGTCGCCGCACTTCGGCCAACTGACCGTCCGTATCGACTTTCCAGGAGCTGAGCACCATGCAACTCACCGCACCGGCCACAGGCCGCACCGACACCGGCTCACGCACGCGGGACGCCGACGGCATGGCCGTGGCGTCCTTCATCCTCGGCCTTCTCGGCCTGCTCGTCCTCAACGTCTTCCTCGGCCCGATCGCCATTGTCCTGGCCTCCGTCGCCCTGTGGCGCGGCACCTCCCGCCGCGGCCGCGCATACCTGGGTCTCGGCCTGGGCGTGGCCGACCTGGCGGTCCTGGTGATCGCCATGCAGATGTCCCACACCGTGTCGTGGAGCCTGTGAGCCCGGGTTCCACGACCTGACGCGGCAGGGCCCCGAGGACGACGGGGCGCGACCGCACAACTCCCCATCCCGCCGCGGGCAGCCGTTCCGCAGGGCGATGGGGGTCCCCCGCTCGAGCGGAGCCGGGAGTGGGGGAGGGTGGGCACGGTCTGCGGTGCCGGGTGCGCCGCCACCGACCTCGGGTGCGGCCCACGCATGGCGCCCCTGTGGCCGACGGCAACCACACTCGGCGGAGGCCGACGGCAAGGGCCCCGTAGAATCGCACCACCATGGCTTACCTCGACCACGCCGCCACGACCCCGATGCTCCCGGAGGCGGCAGAGGCACTGACCGCCCGACTGAGCATCACCGGCAACGCGTCCTCCCTGCACGCCTCCGGCCGCCGGGCCCGCCGTACGGTCGAGGAGTCCCGCGAAACCCTCGCGGAAGCGCTGGGCGCCCGCCCCAGCGAGGTCGTCTTCACCTCGGGCGGCACCGAGGCCGACAACCTCGCGGTGAAGGGCCTGTTCTGGTCCCGCCGCGACGCCGACCCGGCCCGCACCCGCGTCCTGGCCAGCCCCGTCGAGCATCACGCCGTACTCGACGCCGTGCACTGGCTCGGTGAACACGAGGGCGCCACCGTCGAGTACCTCCCCGTCGACTCCTGCGGCCGCGTCCACCCCGAGGCCCTGCGCGAGGCGATCTCCCGCAACCCCGACGACGTCGCCCTGGCCACCGTGATGTGGGCCAACAACGAGATCGGCACGATTCTGCCGGTGCGTGAACTCGCCGATGTGGCAGCGGAGTTCGACATCCCGCTGCACGCCGACGCGGTCCAGGCCTTCGGTCAGGTTCCGGTCGACTTCGGCGCCTCGGGCCTCGCCGCGATGACGGTCTCGGGCCACAAGATCGGCGGCCCCTACGGCATCGGCGCGCTGCTGCTCGGCCGCGAGTACACCCCCGTACCCGTGCTGCACGGCGGCGGCCAGGAGCGCCATGTCCGCTCCGGCACCCTCGACGTCCCGGTCATCGCCTCCTTCGCGGTGGCCGGCCGGCTCGCCGCCGAGCGGCGCGAGTGGTTCGCCCGCGAGATCGGCGCCCTGCGGGACCAGCTGATCGCCGCCGTCCGTACGGCCGTCCCGGACGCGATCCTGGGCGGCGACCCGGCACCCGGGGGCCGTCTCCCGGCCAACGCCCACTTCACCTTCCCCGGCTGCGAGGGCGACTCCCTGCTGCTCCTGCTGGACGCCCAGGGCATCGAGTGCTCCACCGGCTCCGCCTGCACCGCGGGTGTGGCCCAGCCCAGCCATGTCCTGCTCGCCATCGGTACCGACCCCGATCTGGCCCGCGG is a genomic window of Streptomyces griseochromogenes containing:
- a CDS encoding TIGR03086 family metal-binding protein, with translation MTTTGFTDPRPVYARATEQAAELIGTVRPEQLDGPTPCAEFDVRTLLSHIVGGTLRIAVVGEGGDGLAVHPFAEGVRDDGWAAAYEEVRLRVLKAWEPDERMTSPVRVPWGEAPGHAALSGYVMELVTHTWDLAEALGHPLELDPEAAEFALATARQVLPDSLPRDAGTPFAARRRAPEGADVHEQLAAWLGRTPLIRT
- a CDS encoding DUF4190 domain-containing protein; translated protein: MQLTAPATGRTDTGSRTRDADGMAVASFILGLLGLLVLNVFLGPIAIVLASVALWRGTSRRGRAYLGLGLGVADLAVLVIAMQMSHTVSWSL
- a CDS encoding TetR family transcriptional regulator, yielding MSHIPLGIRQAQKQKTRQAFLDAALALLEEQSLSSLGLREVTRAVGVAPTAFYRHFRSTADLGVALVDEALGSLHPMVRTTVGTAGGSEERITRAIELIARHVDAHPAHIRFIARERHGGVQPVREAIRDQLARFAEEVKAELAKDPQAYGWNDDDLLMLAHLYVDQMLITASLFLEALEAPQDERERVTQLATRQMRLITIGRRHWLD
- a CDS encoding alpha/beta hydrolase, translating into MSLTGTPFLYTTIVLSMVALILPLVLWSRMRGPKALRTAARVLMLLFAQGTAVTLVFVLVNNQNNLYDNWADLLGTGNHVQQAADLGRDGTGGIAFKKLPKVKQDFKQADGPGMHAAGGVQETQLKGRVSGVNAEVYVWLPPQYNDPAYRHKKFPVVELLPGYPGSAKAWFGTMKAHEQLLPLMQSGQVAPFILVAPRTNLLAGVDTGCANIPGQVNADTWLSIDVPKMVMDNFRALPAPQGWAVGGYSAGAHCAVKLAVAHPDRYRAAVSMSGYNDPIGERNSLAAQNPALRAANNPYLILKKSATPPRIALYFSGESGDGYQAGVAMESIAKAPTTVHVQFLPRSAGGHNMTLWKPQVDTVFRWLTLQMGQNHAKGQDRSLTGAAGSAGTAGTPGSTPRTPSTGGSKHAALASGTSSPAGAGQKR
- a CDS encoding cysteine desulfurase family protein, whose protein sequence is MAYLDHAATTPMLPEAAEALTARLSITGNASSLHASGRRARRTVEESRETLAEALGARPSEVVFTSGGTEADNLAVKGLFWSRRDADPARTRVLASPVEHHAVLDAVHWLGEHEGATVEYLPVDSCGRVHPEALREAISRNPDDVALATVMWANNEIGTILPVRELADVAAEFDIPLHADAVQAFGQVPVDFGASGLAAMTVSGHKIGGPYGIGALLLGREYTPVPVLHGGGQERHVRSGTLDVPVIASFAVAGRLAAERREWFAREIGALRDQLIAAVRTAVPDAILGGDPAPGGRLPANAHFTFPGCEGDSLLLLLDAQGIECSTGSACTAGVAQPSHVLLAIGTDPDLARGTLRFSLGHTSTQADVEAVAKAIGPAVERARAAGLS
- a CDS encoding thioesterase family protein; this encodes MPEAASAPSPTLGFARAGGPASRAVIGDSEFDRDTAVTRREPGVYDIDLSAGWTIFDAVNGGFLLAVLGRALADALPHPDPFTVSAYYLTASRPGPAVVRTQTVRTGRTLSTGQASLFQYDDEGNEVERIRVLASYGDLSDLSEDVRTTATPPAIPPLEQCFGADDAPEPLPGGSAIAERLMLKLDPATLGWAVGAPSGRGEMRAWFGLADGRDADPLSLLLAVDALPPTAFEIGIEGWVPTVELTVHVRRRPAPGPLRVSITTRNLAGGFLEEDAEVWDSEDRLVAQSRQLARVSRG
- a CDS encoding helix-turn-helix transcriptional regulator; this translates as MKSDRLLSILLLLQTRGRVPAHELADRLEVSVRTIYRDIEALSASGVPVYAERGRRGGIELLAGFRTDVTGLTADESRALFILAAQGAHAALGLDAALGSALRKVMAALPAPHRPAAEVTSRRILVDATRWRGGPHQRVDLEVLQDAVFCDRRLRLHYRHSGEREPRTYTVDPYGLVAKAGVWYLVADRRGAPRLFRADRVRSARLLDEPVRRRTGVELADVWEVLRRQVEERPEDGIEVTVRVRRERLDMFQRIAAPMLTEPPDDDGESDWVTARLSYPALVAVRQLLAFADQVEVLDPPEARAELVRAARSVTALYQAKDREHD